A genomic segment from Barrientosiimonas humi encodes:
- a CDS encoding DEAD/DEAH box helicase has protein sequence MTPRLTDRTPSPAEPDAIYEAFQGWAGDRGIDLYPHQDEAIIELVGGANVILATPTGSGKSLVATAAHFTALAQDKVSFYTAPIKALVSEKFFALIEQFGADNVGMLTGDAAVNADAPIICCTAEVLANIALREGRSADVGMVIMDEFHFYSEPDRGWAWQVPLLELPQAQFLLMSATLGDVARFEEDLTRRTGRPTATVATAERPVPLSFSYAMTPLHETLEELLTTHQAPVYVVHFTQAAALERAQALMSLSVASKEERARIAELIGGFRFSAGFGKTLNRLVRHGIGVHHAGMLPKYRRLVETLAQAGLLKVICGTDTLGVGINVPIRTVVFTGLTKFDGSRNRLLKAREFHQIAGRAGRAGYDTSGSVVVQAPEHAIENARALAKAGDDPKKQRKVQRKKPPEGFVSWSEETFDKLVAAQPEALQSRMRVTHSMLLNVIAREGDPFPAMRSLVRENHEDPRRQARLAKGAITLYRELLAAGVVEKLSVPEADGRQVRLTVDLQDNFALNQPLAPFALAVLDVLDPESETYARDVVSVIEAILEDPRPVLLAQRRKVRGEAIAEMKADGIEYDERMELLEDISWPQPLAELLDATFETYRSGQPWVAESALSPKTVVREMYENAWSFGDLVKQYDLSRSEGIVLRYLTDAYRTLRQTVPDRYRDEELDDLVEWLGETVRQTDSSLLDEWEALSHPEEAALEGGAPSATTVAPRPITSNPRAFRVSVRNAMFRRVQLAARRDVVALAALDRAAAESTDPPTEIVMDEGAWHDDLAAYFADHDEMGAGASARGPAYLRITQKSDMWEVRQVIEDPEDDGDWGIDAQIPLAASDEAGAPVIVVLGLNRLDVVG, from the coding sequence ATGACTCCTCGTCTCACCGACCGCACCCCGTCACCCGCCGAGCCCGATGCGATCTACGAAGCGTTCCAGGGCTGGGCCGGCGACCGGGGGATCGACCTCTACCCGCACCAGGACGAGGCGATCATCGAGCTGGTCGGCGGCGCCAACGTCATCCTCGCCACCCCCACCGGCTCCGGGAAGTCGCTCGTCGCGACCGCGGCGCACTTCACCGCGCTCGCGCAGGACAAGGTCTCGTTCTACACCGCACCCATCAAGGCGCTGGTCTCGGAGAAGTTCTTCGCGCTCATCGAGCAGTTCGGCGCCGACAACGTCGGGATGCTCACCGGCGACGCGGCGGTCAACGCCGACGCCCCGATCATCTGCTGCACCGCCGAGGTGCTCGCCAACATCGCGCTGCGCGAGGGGCGCAGCGCCGATGTCGGCATGGTCATCATGGACGAGTTCCACTTCTACTCCGAGCCCGACCGCGGCTGGGCCTGGCAGGTGCCGCTGCTGGAGCTCCCGCAGGCGCAGTTCCTGCTCATGTCGGCCACCCTCGGCGACGTCGCTCGGTTCGAGGAGGACCTCACCCGTCGCACCGGCCGCCCCACCGCCACGGTCGCGACCGCCGAGCGGCCGGTGCCGCTGAGCTTCTCGTACGCCATGACCCCGCTCCACGAGACGCTCGAGGAGCTGCTGACCACGCACCAGGCGCCGGTCTACGTCGTGCACTTCACCCAGGCCGCCGCGCTCGAGCGGGCCCAGGCGCTGATGAGCCTGTCGGTCGCGAGCAAGGAGGAGCGCGCCCGGATCGCCGAGCTGATCGGCGGTTTTCGCTTCTCCGCCGGCTTCGGCAAGACGCTGAACCGGTTGGTGCGCCACGGGATCGGCGTGCACCACGCCGGGATGCTCCCGAAGTACCGCCGGCTGGTCGAGACTCTCGCGCAGGCCGGCCTGCTCAAGGTCATCTGCGGCACCGACACCCTCGGCGTCGGCATCAACGTGCCGATCCGCACCGTCGTGTTCACCGGGCTCACCAAGTTCGACGGGTCACGCAACCGGCTGCTCAAGGCGCGCGAGTTCCACCAGATCGCGGGGCGGGCCGGGCGTGCGGGGTACGACACCAGCGGCTCGGTCGTGGTGCAGGCGCCCGAGCACGCGATCGAGAACGCCCGCGCGCTCGCCAAGGCGGGCGACGACCCCAAGAAGCAGCGCAAGGTGCAGCGCAAGAAGCCGCCCGAGGGCTTCGTGAGCTGGTCGGAGGAGACCTTCGACAAGCTCGTTGCCGCCCAGCCCGAGGCGCTCCAGTCACGCATGCGCGTCACCCACTCGATGCTGCTGAACGTCATTGCGCGAGAAGGGGATCCGTTCCCCGCGATGCGCTCGCTCGTGCGTGAGAACCACGAGGACCCGCGCCGGCAGGCGCGCCTCGCGAAGGGGGCGATCACGCTCTACCGCGAGCTGCTCGCCGCCGGGGTCGTGGAGAAGCTGTCGGTGCCCGAGGCCGACGGTCGACAGGTGCGTCTGACCGTCGACCTGCAGGACAACTTCGCCCTCAACCAGCCGCTCGCGCCGTTCGCGCTCGCGGTGCTCGACGTGCTCGACCCCGAGTCCGAGACGTACGCCCGAGACGTCGTCTCGGTCATCGAGGCGATCCTGGAGGACCCACGCCCGGTGCTGCTCGCCCAGCGGCGCAAGGTGCGCGGCGAGGCCATCGCCGAGATGAAGGCCGACGGCATCGAGTACGACGAGCGCATGGAGCTGCTCGAGGACATCAGCTGGCCCCAGCCGCTCGCCGAGCTGCTCGACGCGACGTTCGAGACCTATCGCAGCGGCCAGCCGTGGGTCGCCGAGAGCGCGTTGTCGCCCAAGACCGTCGTGCGCGAGATGTACGAGAACGCCTGGAGCTTCGGCGATCTCGTCAAGCAGTACGACCTCTCCCGCTCCGAGGGGATCGTCCTGCGCTACCTGACCGACGCCTATCGCACCCTGCGCCAGACGGTGCCCGACCGCTACCGCGACGAGGAGCTTGACGACCTGGTCGAGTGGCTGGGGGAGACCGTCCGGCAGACCGACTCCAGCCTGCTGGACGAGTGGGAGGCGCTGAGTCACCCGGAGGAGGCGGCCCTCGAGGGCGGCGCGCCCTCCGCGACCACCGTCGCGCCCAGGCCGATCACCAGCAACCCCAGGGCTTTTCGGGTCTCGGTGCGCAACGCGATGTTCCGCCGCGTGCAGCTCGCGGCGCGGCGTGACGTCGTCGCGCTGGCCGCGCTCGACCGGGCCGCCGCCGAGTCGACCGACCCGCCCACCGAGATCGTCATGGACGAGGGCGCCTGGCACGACGACCTGGCCGCCTACTTCGCCGACCACGACGAGATGGGGGCGGGCGCGAGCGCGCGGGGGCCGGCGTACCTGCGGATCACGCAGAAGTCCGACATGTGGGAGGTGCGTCAGGTGATCGAGGACCCCGAGGACGACGGCGACTGGGGCATCGACGCGCAGATCCCGCTGGCCGCCTCCGACGAGGCCGGGGCGCCGGTGATCGTCGTGCTGGGCCTGAACAGACTCGACGTGGTGGGGTGA
- a CDS encoding ABC transporter permease, translated as MPASSRTHSPASRTGVAVPAAALVALVTILPIVVVGVRGLSIGFGAAAEYLVRPRVLELLGNTGALVAITVPAALVVGVTAAWLVERTSLPFAGVWRMLLLAPLAVPAFVSAYAWISVRPGFTGLWAAALVTTLAYYPFVFLPVAAMLRALDGADEDVARSLGLSRGRAVVRTVLPRLRPAICGGALLVALHLLAEFGVLEMMRFQTFTTAILQQYAVGYSDAQGSLLALVLAVLCVGVLLLEVLARGRRRVARVGSGTAQAPARVPLGRWTVPALLALAAVVALALVVPVALVARWVWAGIDDSVVDAGRLARVTLSSLGLAAAGGLAAVLAALPGAWLLSRRRGAAPMVLERVTFIASALPGVVVALALITLSIRWARPTYQTVGLLLLAYVILFLPRAMVSLRAGLAAAPPELSEASRSLGQGGAATFWRVVLPLALPSFLTGFVLVALAIVTELTATLLLAPTGTDTLALAFWASSDELDYAAAAPYAAMMIVLSAPLTLVLRQQIRTSGRA; from the coding sequence ATGCCGGCATCCTCTAGGACCCACTCACCCGCCTCGCGCACCGGCGTCGCCGTCCCCGCGGCGGCGCTGGTCGCGCTCGTCACGATCCTGCCGATCGTGGTGGTCGGCGTCCGTGGGCTGTCGATCGGGTTCGGCGCCGCCGCCGAATACCTCGTGCGCCCAAGGGTTCTGGAGCTGCTCGGCAACACGGGCGCCCTGGTCGCGATCACCGTGCCGGCCGCGCTGGTCGTGGGCGTCACCGCCGCGTGGCTGGTCGAGCGCACCTCGCTGCCGTTCGCGGGCGTGTGGCGGATGCTGCTGCTCGCGCCGCTCGCGGTGCCGGCGTTCGTCAGCGCCTACGCCTGGATCTCCGTGCGGCCCGGCTTCACCGGGCTGTGGGCTGCCGCGCTGGTGACGACGCTGGCGTACTACCCCTTCGTCTTCCTGCCCGTCGCCGCCATGCTGCGCGCGCTCGACGGCGCCGACGAGGACGTCGCCCGCTCGCTCGGCCTGAGCCGCGGGCGGGCGGTGGTGCGCACCGTGCTGCCGCGGCTGCGGCCGGCGATCTGCGGCGGCGCGCTGCTCGTGGCGCTGCACCTGCTGGCCGAGTTCGGCGTGCTGGAGATGATGCGCTTCCAGACCTTCACCACCGCGATCCTGCAGCAGTACGCCGTCGGCTACAGCGACGCCCAGGGCAGCCTGCTCGCGCTCGTGCTGGCCGTGCTGTGCGTGGGCGTGCTGCTGCTCGAGGTGCTGGCGCGCGGCCGGCGCCGGGTCGCGCGCGTGGGGAGCGGGACCGCCCAGGCCCCCGCGCGCGTACCCCTCGGGCGCTGGACCGTCCCCGCCCTGCTCGCCCTCGCTGCGGTGGTGGCGCTGGCCCTGGTCGTGCCGGTCGCGCTGGTCGCTCGGTGGGTGTGGGCCGGCATCGACGACTCGGTGGTCGACGCGGGCCGGCTCGCGCGGGTGACCCTGAGCAGCCTCGGGCTCGCCGCCGCCGGCGGTCTCGCCGCGGTGCTGGCCGCGCTGCCCGGCGCCTGGCTGCTGAGCCGGCGCCGCGGCGCCGCGCCGATGGTGCTCGAGCGCGTCACGTTCATCGCCTCGGCGCTGCCGGGGGTCGTGGTGGCCCTGGCGCTGATCACGCTGTCGATCCGGTGGGCGCGGCCGACGTACCAGACCGTCGGGCTGCTGCTGCTGGCGTACGTCATCCTGTTCCTGCCGCGCGCGATGGTCTCGCTGCGGGCGGGGCTGGCGGCGGCACCGCCGGAGCTGTCGGAGGCCTCGCGCTCGCTCGGGCAGGGTGGCGCGGCGACCTTCTGGCGCGTGGTGCTGCCGCTCGCGCTGCCGTCGTTCCTCACCGGCTTCGTGCTGGTGGCGCTCGCGATCGTCACCGAGCTCACGGCTACCCTGCTGCTCGCCCCGACCGGCACCGACACGCTCGCGCTGGCGTTCTGGGCGTCGAGCGACGAGCTCGACTACGCCGCGGCGGCTCCCTACGCGGCGATGATGATCGTGCTGTCGGCCCCGCTCACCCTGGTGCTGCGCCAGCAGATCCGCACATCCGGGAGGGCGTGA
- a CDS encoding ABC transporter ATP-binding protein yields the protein MSDVEVSGVTAGYGRQPVLHEIDLRVPTGTTTAVLGDSGSGKSTLLKVIAGFVAPIGGSVAIGGRTVVGPGVHVAPERRGVGYVRQDGGLFPHLTVAGNVAFGLPFPRRRHRPKVLELLDLVGLPAEMADRTPDQLSGGQQQRVALARALALEPSVVLLDEPFSALDTALREATREATGKALRAARATALLVTHDQQEALSFADEVAILRDGRFRQVAAPRVAYESPADAHVAGSLGDAVLLPGESSGRSVNSPLGEFPLAEEVRAGGCQVLFRPEQLAVGPAGAGMFDAEVGRVVYFGHDALVELDHLDPRTQILVRVRARVLGSGASLTRGERVSVRVLGPVRAFPL from the coding sequence ATGAGCGACGTCGAGGTCAGCGGCGTGACCGCGGGCTACGGCCGGCAACCCGTGCTGCACGAGATCGACCTGCGCGTGCCGACGGGCACGACGACCGCCGTGCTCGGCGACTCCGGGTCGGGAAAATCCACGCTGCTCAAGGTGATTGCCGGTTTCGTCGCTCCGATCGGTGGGTCGGTGGCGATCGGCGGGCGCACGGTCGTCGGCCCCGGCGTGCACGTCGCGCCCGAGCGGCGCGGGGTGGGGTACGTCCGCCAGGACGGCGGCCTGTTCCCGCACCTGACCGTCGCGGGCAACGTCGCCTTCGGTCTGCCCTTCCCGCGCCGCCGGCACCGGCCGAAGGTGCTCGAGCTGCTCGACCTCGTCGGGCTGCCGGCCGAGATGGCCGACCGCACGCCCGACCAGCTCTCGGGCGGGCAGCAGCAGCGGGTCGCGCTGGCCCGGGCGCTCGCGCTGGAGCCGTCGGTGGTGCTGCTCGACGAGCCGTTCTCGGCGCTCGACACCGCCCTGCGCGAGGCGACCCGCGAGGCCACCGGCAAGGCCCTGCGTGCCGCGCGGGCGACCGCGCTGCTGGTGACGCACGACCAGCAGGAGGCGCTGTCGTTCGCCGACGAGGTGGCGATCCTGCGCGACGGCCGGTTCCGGCAGGTCGCGGCGCCGCGGGTCGCCTACGAGTCGCCGGCCGACGCCCACGTCGCCGGGTCGCTCGGCGACGCGGTGCTGCTGCCTGGGGAGTCCTCGGGCCGCTCGGTGAACAGCCCGCTGGGCGAGTTCCCGCTCGCCGAGGAGGTGCGCGCCGGGGGCTGCCAGGTGCTCTTCCGCCCCGAGCAGCTCGCGGTCGGGCCGGCCGGCGCGGGGATGTTCGACGCCGAGGTCGGTCGGGTCGTCTACTTCGGCCACGACGCCCTCGTCGAGCTGGACCACCTCGACCCGCGCACCCAGATCCTCGTCCGCGTGCGCGCCCGGGTGCTCGGCTCCGGCGCCTCGCTCACCCGGGGCGAGCGGGTTTCGGTCCGCGTGCTCGGCCCGGTGCGCGCCTTCCCGCTCTAG
- the treY gene encoding malto-oligosyltrehalose synthase codes for MSAAFSSTYRLQLHGEFTFDDAARQVPYLADLGVTHLYLSPILQAVPGSQHGYDVVDHSRVSDELGGEDGFRRLVAAAHEHDLGVVVDVVPNHMAFVAPESLNREVWEVLRDGRDAATADWFDIDWKAGGGRIGLPVLGEPLADVLAAGRLTLDEIDADPGTGQPAPVLRYYDHVYPVALGTETSGDVAEILERQHYRLASWRDKDDVLNYRRFFEVDGLIAVRVELPEVFDATHRLLLELHHEGLIDGFRIDHPDGLADPTDYLERLAAACRPDTPVWVEKILEGEERLPRRWQTAGTTGYDALRVVQAALTDPEAADTLDATWRATGGEPDFDVVVEQAKRQVVEQSLAPEVERLTRRAREALPELDPERLREAVVELLVAGEVYRAYVRPEHQIGQVARRRLTDAFSAALTARPDLQPELDALLPVTVMAEDSDAATDFGVRLQQTWGPVMAKGIEDTSFYRWHRLIALNEVGSDPTVVASASPDLMHDWAQAQVEHWPRTMTTLTTHDTKRSEDVRARLLAVAGDTQGWQQVSAVASAEAERSGVDLPTGHLVWQTLLGVGEIGEERLRDYLQKALREGKQHTAWVDGDEDYERRVIDFAVAASTEGPLHDAVEELIASNANAIRATTLAAKLLQLTLPGVPDTYQGCETVSLSLVDPDNRRPVDYAALSTALDRGHGQGGLDTASPSGSAYSTSVGGSGDSTSVGGSGDSTSVGGSGDSTSVGGSASSTGLGGLGDEKLHLTSTVLQLRQSRAESLGPGGTYLPWESGDEHAAGFLRGPAAGRLAGALGRVPEPDVLVAVTRAPARLERDGGWGERLLTLPEGDWRDALDGRIINSDGQIRARDLFADRPVALLERRDS; via the coding sequence ATGAGCGCCGCGTTCTCCAGCACCTACCGTCTGCAGCTGCACGGCGAGTTCACCTTCGACGACGCCGCCCGGCAGGTGCCCTACCTCGCCGACCTCGGCGTCACGCACCTGTACCTGTCGCCGATCCTGCAGGCCGTGCCCGGCTCGCAGCACGGCTACGACGTGGTCGACCACAGCCGGGTCAGCGACGAGCTGGGCGGGGAGGACGGCTTCCGCCGGCTGGTCGCGGCCGCGCACGAGCACGACCTCGGCGTCGTGGTCGACGTGGTGCCCAACCACATGGCGTTCGTCGCGCCCGAGTCGCTGAACCGCGAGGTCTGGGAGGTGCTGCGCGACGGGCGCGACGCCGCCACCGCCGACTGGTTCGACATCGACTGGAAGGCCGGCGGCGGGCGCATCGGGCTCCCGGTGCTCGGCGAGCCGCTGGCCGACGTGCTCGCGGCCGGCCGGCTCACCCTCGACGAGATCGACGCCGACCCCGGCACCGGCCAGCCCGCCCCGGTGCTGCGCTACTACGACCACGTCTACCCCGTCGCGCTCGGCACCGAGACCTCCGGCGACGTCGCCGAGATCCTGGAGCGCCAGCACTACCGGCTCGCCTCGTGGCGCGACAAGGACGACGTGCTCAACTACCGCCGGTTCTTCGAGGTCGACGGGCTCATCGCCGTGCGGGTCGAGCTGCCCGAGGTCTTCGACGCCACCCACCGGCTGCTGCTCGAGCTGCACCACGAGGGGCTGATCGACGGCTTCCGCATCGACCACCCCGACGGCCTGGCCGACCCGACCGACTACCTCGAGCGGCTGGCCGCGGCCTGCCGCCCGGACACCCCGGTGTGGGTCGAGAAGATCCTCGAGGGCGAGGAGCGGCTGCCCCGACGCTGGCAGACCGCCGGGACGACCGGGTACGACGCGCTGCGGGTCGTGCAGGCCGCGCTCACCGACCCCGAGGCCGCCGACACGCTCGACGCGACCTGGCGCGCCACCGGCGGCGAGCCCGACTTCGACGTGGTCGTCGAGCAGGCCAAGCGGCAGGTCGTCGAGCAGTCGCTGGCCCCCGAGGTCGAGCGGCTGACCCGGCGCGCGCGCGAGGCGCTGCCCGAGCTCGACCCCGAGCGGCTGCGCGAGGCGGTCGTCGAGCTGCTCGTCGCGGGAGAGGTCTATCGGGCGTACGTCCGGCCCGAGCACCAGATCGGTCAGGTCGCGCGGCGCCGGCTCACCGACGCGTTCAGCGCCGCGCTCACCGCGCGGCCCGACCTGCAGCCCGAGCTCGACGCGCTCCTGCCCGTCACCGTGATGGCCGAGGACAGCGACGCCGCAACAGATTTCGGCGTCCGGCTGCAGCAGACCTGGGGCCCCGTCATGGCCAAGGGCATCGAGGACACCAGCTTCTATCGCTGGCACCGGCTGATCGCGCTCAACGAGGTCGGCAGCGACCCCACTGTCGTCGCGTCGGCCTCGCCCGACCTCATGCACGACTGGGCGCAGGCGCAGGTCGAGCACTGGCCGCGCACCATGACCACGCTCACGACCCACGACACCAAGCGCAGCGAGGACGTGCGCGCCCGGCTGCTCGCCGTCGCGGGTGACACCCAGGGCTGGCAGCAGGTCTCCGCCGTCGCGAGCGCGGAGGCCGAGCGGTCCGGGGTCGACCTGCCCACCGGCCACCTCGTCTGGCAGACGCTCCTCGGCGTCGGCGAGATCGGCGAGGAGCGGCTGCGCGACTACCTGCAGAAGGCGCTGCGCGAGGGCAAGCAGCACACGGCATGGGTCGACGGCGACGAGGACTACGAGCGCCGCGTCATCGACTTCGCCGTCGCCGCCTCGACCGAGGGCCCGCTGCACGACGCGGTCGAGGAGCTGATCGCGAGCAATGCCAACGCGATTCGCGCGACCACCCTCGCGGCCAAGCTGCTGCAGCTGACCCTGCCGGGGGTGCCCGACACCTACCAGGGGTGCGAGACGGTGAGCCTGTCGCTGGTCGACCCCGACAACCGGCGACCTGTCGACTACGCCGCGCTGTCGACGGCTCTGGACCGGGGCCATGGTCAGGGTGGTCTCGATACGGCCTCGCCCAGCGGCTCGGCCTACTCGACCAGCGTGGGCGGCTCGGGCGACTCGACCAGCGTGGGCGGCTCGGGCGATTCGACCAGCGTGGGCGGCTCGGGCGATTCGACCAGCGTGGGCGGCTCGGCATCCTCGACCGGCTTGGGTGGCCTGGGGGACGAGAAGCTGCACCTCACGAGCACCGTGCTGCAGCTGCGGCAGAGCCGCGCCGAGTCGCTCGGGCCGGGCGGGACGTACCTCCCGTGGGAGTCGGGCGACGAGCACGCCGCCGGGTTCCTGCGCGGACCGGCCGCGGGCCGGCTCGCCGGCGCCCTCGGACGCGTGCCCGAGCCGGACGTGCTCGTCGCGGTCACCCGGGCCCCGGCCCGGCTGGAGCGCGACGGCGGCTGGGGCGAGCGGCTGCTCACCCTCCCCGAGGGTGATTGGCGAGACGCCCTCGACGGGCGAATCATCAACAGTGACGGGCAGATCCGGGCGCGCGACCTCTTCGCGGACCGCCCGGTGGCGCTGCTGGAGAGGAGGGACTCGTGA
- the treZ gene encoding malto-oligosyltrehalose trehalohydrolase produces MTGYRVWAPAAEQGVDLVLGDERVALERGDDGWWQTDRAPRPGERYAFSVDGGDPRPDPRSLSQPDGPHEPSEVVDLTAHEWGDGDWAGAPLEGAIVYELHIGTFTPEGTFDAAVEHLDHLADLGVTIVEVMPVAAFPGRRGWGYDGVDLFAVHEAYGGVEAFQRFVDACHQRGLGVCLDVVYNHLGPSGNYLATFGPYFTDAHHTPWGWAVNLDGPDSDEVRRFLLDNARFWFRDVHVDALRLDAVHALIDDRAVHFLEELAAETDSLSRELGHPLWLIAESDRNDPATVTPRRDGGSGGLGLHAQWADDVHHALHVLLTGETQGYYADFAAADAPAKVLGRTPFFHDGTTSTFRGRRHGRPVDPDETPGWRFVASLQTHDQVGNRATGDRLSQLVPPGRLAAGAALLLTSPYTPMLFMGEEWGASTPWQYFTDHEDPELARAVSQGRRAEFAEHGWADQVPDPQARGTADASTLRWEELREPEHARLLEWYATLIRLRRERPELRDPALGREDVRREGGVLRVRRGEHLLLVNLGDETLDLPTGGEHEVLAAWQADLLHPGAARLGPDATLLLGPVTSTGTTEEASRG; encoded by the coding sequence GTGACCGGATATCGCGTGTGGGCCCCCGCGGCCGAGCAGGGGGTCGATCTCGTGCTCGGTGACGAGCGGGTCGCCCTCGAGCGCGGCGACGACGGCTGGTGGCAGACCGACCGCGCACCGCGGCCGGGCGAGCGCTACGCCTTCTCCGTCGACGGCGGCGACCCCCGCCCGGACCCGCGCTCGCTCTCCCAGCCCGACGGGCCGCACGAGCCCAGCGAGGTCGTCGACCTGACGGCGCACGAGTGGGGCGACGGTGACTGGGCGGGCGCTCCGCTGGAGGGCGCGATCGTCTACGAGCTGCACATCGGCACCTTCACGCCCGAAGGCACCTTCGACGCCGCCGTCGAGCACCTCGACCACCTGGCCGACCTCGGCGTCACGATCGTCGAGGTCATGCCGGTCGCGGCGTTCCCCGGCCGCCGCGGCTGGGGCTACGACGGGGTCGACCTGTTCGCGGTGCACGAGGCCTACGGCGGGGTCGAGGCGTTCCAGCGGTTCGTCGACGCGTGCCACCAGCGCGGGCTCGGCGTCTGCCTCGACGTCGTCTACAACCACCTCGGCCCCAGCGGCAACTACCTCGCGACGTTCGGCCCCTACTTCACCGACGCCCACCACACGCCGTGGGGCTGGGCGGTCAACCTCGACGGTCCGGACAGCGACGAGGTGCGCCGCTTCCTGCTCGACAACGCCCGCTTCTGGTTCCGCGACGTGCACGTCGACGCCCTGCGCCTCGACGCTGTGCACGCGCTCATCGACGACCGCGCCGTGCACTTCCTCGAGGAGCTTGCGGCCGAGACCGACTCTCTCTCAAGGGAACTGGGGCATCCGCTCTGGTTGATCGCCGAGTCCGACCGCAACGACCCGGCGACCGTCACGCCGCGTCGCGACGGCGGCTCGGGCGGGCTCGGCCTGCACGCGCAGTGGGCCGACGACGTGCACCACGCGCTGCACGTGCTGCTCACCGGCGAGACGCAGGGCTACTACGCCGACTTCGCGGCAGCCGACGCGCCCGCGAAGGTGCTCGGACGTACGCCCTTCTTCCACGACGGCACGACGTCCACCTTCCGCGGTCGCCGGCACGGCCGGCCCGTCGACCCGGACGAGACGCCGGGCTGGCGCTTCGTCGCCTCGCTGCAGACCCACGACCAGGTCGGCAACCGCGCGACCGGTGACCGGCTCTCCCAGCTCGTCCCGCCGGGCCGGCTCGCCGCGGGGGCGGCGCTGCTGCTGACCTCGCCCTACACGCCGATGCTGTTCATGGGGGAGGAGTGGGGCGCCAGCACGCCGTGGCAGTACTTCACCGACCACGAGGATCCCGAGCTCGCCCGAGCGGTCTCGCAGGGCCGGCGCGCCGAGTTCGCCGAGCACGGCTGGGCCGACCAGGTGCCCGACCCGCAGGCGCGCGGCACCGCCGACGCCTCGACGCTGCGCTGGGAGGAGCTGCGCGAGCCCGAGCACGCCCGGCTGCTGGAGTGGTACGCCACGCTGATCCGGCTGCGGCGCGAACGGCCCGAGCTGCGCGACCCTGCGCTCGGCCGCGAGGACGTACGTCGGGAGGGCGGGGTGCTGCGGGTGCGCCGCGGCGAGCACCTGCTCCTGGTCAACCTCGGTGACGAGACGCTCGACCTGCCCACCGGCGGCGAGCACGAGGTGCTCGCGGCGTGGCAAGCCGACCTGCTGCACCCCGGCGCCGCCCGCCTCGGCCCCGACGCCACCCTGCTGCTGGGGCCGGTCACCTCGACCGGCACGACGGAGGAGGCCAGCCGTGGCTGA